One Oncorhynchus clarkii lewisi isolate Uvic-CL-2024 chromosome 28, UVic_Ocla_1.0, whole genome shotgun sequence genomic region harbors:
- the LOC139387317 gene encoding uncharacterized protein: MVGRGILGCFILCLSLTSVCAVRGTLSSIKDLKGIEFGHTSPRHGLMLLHWLANNIRIDNNGNMRLNFNPTRGDNGFHFYGNRPPSLPILHPESGSYYSLGNMNSNGSRALPDYVTRRFYNSRGPENNRDRVILRVREDGSNQFIVDEVYVTQHYQQNENRGSGYDPANTYRVNVSLLRQIQRLATIGQNDIPRIYNVEINHNSLQDLENIWGHTPGLALLLAIVLSLTLPKLKGRCARAVETQSVMEDKDNTLIKLEVKTTDRGKARIIWSGIPKRLLDQRVMVVLHRNNNSDSKSELDSSSVGGKASGSYNTSVPLNPGLQVRLHKEVKKWWNYLWFGSTIGEEIWRGSEFHDANREIPVDINGHDASLQLFVKDGKACARLYVKKSFTAWKKTFHNSWVGFYSSLNKSMLNYNTWKWAVSFSKEIRSDLEDVPEHDVYVYYSSMVMSPGVQARFMLQRRSSEVARTLPWERVELSATRPYHREL; this comes from the coding sequence ATGGTTGGAAGGGGCATCCTGGGTTGTTTCAtcttgtgtctgtctctgacctcaGTATGCGCTGTCAGAGGAACCCTTAGTTCAATAAAGGACCTCAAGGGAATAGAGTTTGGTCACACCTCTCCTCGACACGGCCTCATGCTGCTCCACTGGCTAGCCAACAACATTCGCATTGACAACAACGGCAACATGAGACTCAATTTCAACCCAACCAGGGGAGACAATGGCTTTCATTTCTATGGAAACAGACCACCTTCATTACCTATTCTGCATCCTGAAAGCGGAAGTTACTACTCACTAGGGAATATGAACAGTAATGGCTCAAGGGCACTTCCTGATTATGTAACTCGAAGATTCTACAACTCAAGGGGACCTGAGAACAACAGGGACAGGGTCATACTCAGAGTTAGGGAGGATGGGTCCAATCAGTTCATAGTGGACGAGGTCTATGTCACACAGCACTATCAACAAAATGAAAACAGAGGAAGTGGCTATGATCCAGCCAATACATACCGTGTCAATGTCAGCCTCCTTAGACAAATCCAACGTCTCGCAACCATTGGCCAAAATGACATTCCACGTATATATAATGTAGAGATCAACCACAACAGTCTGCAAGACCTGGAAAACATTTGGGGACATACACCTGGTCTGGCACTTCTTCTGGCAATTGTTTTGTCCTTAACACTTCCCAAACTCAAAGGCCGTTGTGCGCGGGCAGTTGAAACCCAAAGTGTCATGGAGGATAAGGATAATACATTGATTAAGCTTGAGGTGAAAACCACAGATAGAGGAAAAGCCAGGATCATCTGGAGTGGGATCCCCAAGAGGCTATTAGACCAGCGTGTAATGGTGGTTCTTCATAGGAACAATAACAGTGACAGTAAGAGCGAGCTGGACAGCTCGTCAGTCGGGGGCAAAGCCTCTGGAAGCTATAACACCTCAGTACCCCTTAACCCTGGTCTCCAGGTCCGGCTCCATAAGGAGGTAAAAAAATGGTGGAATTACTTGTGGTTTGGGTCCACTATCGGAGAGGAGATCTGGAGAGGTTCTGAGTTTCACGATGCCAACAGAGAGATTCCTGTTGATATTAATGGACATGACGCCAGTCTGCAGCTCTTCGTAAAGGATGGAAAGGCCTGCGCTCGTCTGTATGTAAAGAAATCCTTCACTGCCTGGAAGAAAACGTTTCATAACTCCTGGGTTGGGTTCTACTCTTCCCTTAACAAATCCATGCTCAACTATAATACCTGGAAATGGGCAGTGTCTTTTTCTAAGGAAATACGATCAGATTTGGAGGATGTACCTGAGCATGATGTCTATGTGTATTACTCCAGTATGGTCATGTCTCCTGGGGTCCAGGCCAGATTCATGCTGCAGAGAAGATCCAGTGAAGTAGCCCGTACTCTGCCCTGGGAGAGAGTTGAGCTCAGCGCGACCAGACCATATCACAGAGAGCTTTAG